A part of Aspergillus flavus chromosome 1, complete sequence genomic DNA contains:
- a CDS encoding dihydrodipicolinate synthase/N-acetylneuraminate lyase (dihydrodipicolinate synthase-like protein) gives MAPIGTSAKRALTPGFYVPTVAFFAGPDEDVDVSTVEKHAAYLAQSGITGLVVQGSNGEAVHLDRDERKTITAATRRALDAHGAESMPVIVGCGGSSTRETIQLCKDAGESGGDYALVLPPCYYKSLVSTEALRDHFRAVASASPVPVLIYNFPGASSGLDLTSDDILALSEHPNIVGVKLTCGNTGKLARIAAQAKPEFLTFGGSADFTLQTLVAGGAGIIGGLGNLIPRSCVYVMKLYNEGNVKEAQAAQAVVARADWHAIKGGFVAVKSALQSYRGYGAQPRRPCVEPSAEEAAALKEAFSEAVELERRLEKA, from the coding sequence ATGGCTCCAATCGGAACATCAGCAAAACGCGCTCTGACCCCCGGCTTCTACGTCCCAACGGTCGCTTTCTTCGCCGGCCCCGATGAAGATGTCGATGTCTCCACCGTCGAGAAACATGCCGCTTACCTCGCCCAGTCTGGAATCACCGGTCTAGTCGTACAAGGCAGCAACGGTGAAGCAGTCCACCTAGACAGAGACGAACGGAAGACAATCACAGCAGCTACCCGCCGGGCATTGGACGCCCATGGCGCCGAGTCGATGCCGGTCATCGTCGGATGTGGTGGCTCGTCCACCCGTGAAACCATTCAATTGTGCAAGGATGCCGGCGAATCTGGTGGTGACTATGCTTTGGTCTTACCGCCATGCTACTACAAGTCCCTGGTCAGCACCGAAGCCCTCCGCGACCACTTCCGCGCCGTGGCGTCCGCATCCCCCGTCCCGGTTTTGATCTACAACTTCCCCGGTGCATCGTCCGGTCTGGACCTCACCTCCGACGACATCCTAGCACTCTCGGAGCACCCGAACATTGTGGGTGTTAAGCTGACCTGCGGTAACACCGGAAAATTGGCCCGCATTGCCGCCCAGGCCAAACCAGAATTCCTGACGTTCGGTGGGTCGGCAGATTTCACACTCCAGACCCTCGTCGCCGGTGGTGCAGGTATCATCGGTGGCCTTGGCAATCTCATCCCTCGGTCGTGCGTCTATGTCATGAAGCTCTACAATGAGGGCAACGTGAAGGAAGCCCAGGCGGCCCAGGCGGTCGTGGCCCGAGCAGATTGGCACGCAATCAAAGGGGGATTTGTGGCAGTCAAGAGCGCACTCCAGAGCTATCGGGGATATGGCGCACAGCCGCGCCGGCCGTGCGTAGAGCCGTCGGCCGAGGAGGCGGCGGCTCTGAAGGAAGCATTCAGCGAAGCCGTGGAGCTGGAGAGACGGCTAGAGAAGGCCTAA